One part of the Palaemon carinicauda isolate YSFRI2023 chromosome 23, ASM3689809v2, whole genome shotgun sequence genome encodes these proteins:
- the LOC137617230 gene encoding ubiquitin-conjugating enzyme E2 L3, with product MAATRRLQKELADIRKSGIKSFRDIQVDESNILTWQGLIVPENPPYNKGAFRIEVNFPAEYPFKPPKINFKTKIYHPNVDEKGQVCLPIISAENWKPATKTDQVIEALINLVNDPEPEHPLRADLAEDYTKDRKKFMKNAEEFTKKNSEKRPAD from the exons GAATTGGCAGACATCCGAAAGTCCGGGATTAAGTCCTTTCGTGATATACAAGTGGATGAGAGTAATATATTAACATGGCAAGGCCTTATTGTTCCG GAAAATCCACCGTACAATAAAGGAGCGTTTCGCATTGAAGTTAATTTTCCAGCAGAATATCCTTTCAAGCCTCCTAAGATAAACTTTAAAACTAAAATTTACCATCCAAATGTCGATGAGAAAGGGCAG gTCTGTTTACCTATAATTAGCGCTGAAAATTGGAAACCTGCTACAAAAACTGACCAAG TTATTGAGGCATTAATCAACCTCGTAAATGATCCTGAACCAGAACACCCTCTGCGAGCGGATTTAGCAGAGGACTATACGAAAGACAgaaagaagttcatgaaaaatgcTGAAGAATTTACGAAGAAGAATTCTGAAAAGAGGCCTGCAGACTAA